A window of Zalophus californianus isolate mZalCal1 chromosome 17, mZalCal1.pri.v2, whole genome shotgun sequence genomic DNA:
TCATACAGCAGGTGTTTCACCTTCTGCTTGTAGACCTGTGCGCAGTGGGAGCACCGCCTGCTCACCTGCAcgctctctcacacactcacacacacctgcacactcacacacacacctgcacactcacacacacacacctgcacatgcAGGCTCCCCTGCActcacacacacctgcacacacggACTCCCCTGCACACTCACACAcctgcacactcacacacacctgcACGTGCGGgctcccctgcacacacacacacacctgaacaTGCGGACTCCcctgcacactcacacacacacctgcacgtGCGGGCTCccctgcacacacatacacctgaACATGCGGACTCCcctgcacactcacacacacacctgcacgtGCGGGCTCCcctgcacacacgcacacacacacacatacacctgaACATGCGGACTCCcctgcacactcacacacacacacctgcacgtGCGGGCTCCCCTGCACTCACACACATACCTGCACACTCACACCTGCACACGCGGACTCCCccgcacacacacctgcacactcacacacacctgcACGTGCGGGCTCCcctgcacacacgcacacacacacctgaacaTGCAGACTCCcctgcacactcacacacacacctgcatgcGCGGGCTCCCCTGCACACACATACCCTTCTATAAAAAATACCTTTGTTTCCCCCTGTAAAGGATACAAAGCACTGCAaccccagaggaaggagagaaaatgctCCCCCCGCCCCTTGTCCAGCTTCTCTGCTCCATGTGGTAAGTCCAGCAGGGATGGGCAAGTCAGCCCCACTTACCTTGATCTCAACCTGGTGCCTCTCCTCAGCCTCCTCCATCTCCCGGTCTTTGTTCCGCAGCTCGGCCTTCTTCTCCTCCAGCTGCCTCCGCGTGATCTCCCAGAAGGTGTGGATCTTGTCCCGCTCCAGCTGGAAGTAGTTGCGCTCCTCACGTTCACGGTCCAGCTCCTCGCGGATGCGGCTGACATGCTCCTCCACCTGCCAAGCAGGGCAGAGCCATGAGGACCCAGCAGCGGCCCACCGAAtgcaaagaagaaaggagggccACTCTCACCTAAAAACAAGTAAAAGCCAaaagtaagaaattaaaatatgatgcTAGTAAGGTTCTAAGGATAGGACacattcagaaaatagaaatatcttgAATGTGGCTAATAATCATAAAATGATTATATCCTTTATTCCATTCCTGGGAATTTAGACTAaagaaatttctcaaaagaaCACAAGAGCTTTCTGCTCAAAGATATTAGCCACACCATTATTACGacatcaaaaaattttaaaaggaaggggcacgtgggtggcctgagagtccaactcttgatctgggctcaggtcatgatcttatgggatGGTGGGATCGAGCCGctgccaggctccacactcagcagggagtctgcttgaaggctctctccctctgtccctcccccagctcacgcacatgctctctctctcaaataaataaataaatcctaaaaaaaaaacttaaggggcgcctgggtggctcagtcattaagcatctgccttcggctcaggtcacgatcccagggtcctgggatcgagccccacatcgggctccctgctcggcggggagcctgcttctccccctcccactccttgtctctgtcgctatctctgtctctgtctctcaaatgaataaataaaatcttttaaaaaatttttcttttaaggtagtaatctaagataattttaaagagggaaatgACTGAGAAATCAGAGTAAATCTCCTGGAAGATTATATcgcccaaagaaatgaaaatggtgtagcaccatatatacatattcaaagaataatactaaatttaaaaacactcaCCTTTTAAGATATGCGTTAagcaaaaaaatatacaaaaccaaaagaccagcTAACAGTCAAAAAGGTTTGGTCCAAAGCCAACTGCAAATCTGCAAATaggttaaatttaaaagaaaagtggGGCAGGCTCTTGGCGTCCTTGCGAATTTCATTTCCATCAAGAATCAGTCATCTACAGCGCCCGAGGAGACACAGGGAGCTAACATTGACTTCTTCGCGCGACTCTCCCCGCGGGTTCTCTCTGGGCACAATGGCAACTCTTAAGGAAAAACTGATTGCACCAGTTGCAGAAGAAGAGGCAACCTATCCCAAACAATAAGATCACTGTAGTGGGTGTTGGACAAGTTGGTATGGTGTGTGCCATCAGCATTCTGGGAAAGTCTCTGGCTGATGAACTTGCCCTTGTGGATGTTTTAGAAGATGAACTCAAAGGAGAAATGATGGATCTGCAACATGGGAGCTTATTTCTTCAGACACCTAAAATTGTGGCAGATAAAGATTACTCTGTGACTGCCAATTCTGTGACTGCCAATTCTAAGATTGTGGTGGTGACTGCAGGAGTCcgccagcaggaaggagagagccgGCTCAATCTGGTGCAGAGGAATGttaatgtcttcaaattcattatTCCGCAGATAGTCAAGTACAGTCCTGATGGTATCATAATTGTGGTTTCCAACCCAGTGGATATTCTCACATATGTTACCTGGAAACTAAGTGGACTACCCAAGCACCGTGTAACTGGAAGTGGGTGTAATCTGGATTCTGCTAGATTTCGCTATCTTATGGCTGAAAAACTTGGCATTCATCCCAGCAGCTGCCATGGATGGATTTTGGGAGAACATGGCGATTCAAGTGTGGCTGTGTGGAGTGGAGTGAATGTGGCAGGCATTTCTCTTCAGGAACTGAATCCAGAAATGGAAACAGACAATGACAGTGAAAATTGGAAGGAAGTACATAAGATGGTTGTGGAAAGTGCCTACAAAGTCATCAAGCTAAAAGGATATACCAGCTGGGCTATTGGATTAAGTGTGGCTGATCTCATTGAATCCATGTTGAAAAATCTATCCAGGATTCATCCAGTGTCAACAATGGTGAAGGGGATGTATGGCATTGAGAACGAAGTCTTCCTGAGCCTTCCATGTATCCTGAACGCTTGGGGCTTAACCAGTGTGATCAACCAGAAGCTGAAGGATGATGGGGTTGCCCAGCTCAAGAAAAGTGCAGATACCTGTGGGACATCCAGAAAGACCTAAAAGATCTGTGACTTCTGGCTTCTAGGctgtagaaattttttttaactttatttaatttatttattcatgagagagagagagagagagagaggcagagggagaagcaggctcccaaggagcagggagcccgatgcgggattcaatcccaggaccctgggatcatgacctgagccgaaggcagacgcttaaccatctgagccacccaggcgccctaggctgtagaaatttaaaactatgatGTGATTAACTGTGAGCCTTTAGTTTTTCATCCATATACATGGATCACagtttgcttttatcttcctaAATATGTGAATCTGGGCTCACAAAATCAAAGCCCATGCGTGGTTTAATGCTTGCAATATGAGCccttgaacaaataaaattaactattgcagtgtggaaaaaaaaaaaaaaaagaatcagtcatCTAcgtcaccagaggcaagggaaacaaaagcagaaatcaactactgggacttcatcgagataaaaagcttctgcacagcaaaggaaatagtcaacaaaactaaaaggcagcctacagaatgggagaagatattggcaaacAATGCATcggataaagggttagtatccaaaatctataaagagcttatcaaactcaacacccaaaaaataatccagttaagaaatgggcaggagacatgaatagacacttttccaaagacaacatatAGGTGGCTGACAGACACttgagaaaatgctcaacattactcggcatcagggaaatacaaataaaaaccacaatgagataccacctcacatgggtcagaaaggcaaaaatgaacaagtcaggaaaaacatatgttggcgaggatgcggaggaaggggaaccctcctacactgttgagggcaatgcaagctggtgcagccactctagaaagcagtatggaggctcctcaagatgttaaaaatacagctaccctatgacccagcaattgcactactaggtatttacccgaaggattcaaaaatacagattcgaaggggtacatgcaccccaacatttatagcagtaatgttcacaatagccaaactatggaaagagcccagatgtcaaTCAACTGATGGTATTAAAAGAAGATGGTACTaaaagataaagatgtggttcatatatataatggaacactactcaaccatcaaaaagaatgaaatcttgccatttgcaacaacatggatggagctagagggttattatactaagtgaaataagtcagagaaagacaaataccatgtgatttcacccatatgtggaatttaagaaaacagatgaacatatgggaagcggggtgggggaaagggagagagggaaataaaccataagagactcttcttttttttaaagattttatttatctgagaggagacagcatgagagagagagagagagcatgagtgagaaagagagcatgagcagaggggaagggcagaggaaaagggagaatcaggctccccactgagcagggagcccaatgcggggctggatcccaggaccccgggatcatgacctgagctgaaggtcgatgcttaaccaactgagccacccaggggccccaaccataagagactcttaacagtGGAGaacacgggcacctgggtggctcagtcattaagcgtctgccttcggctggggtcgtgatcccaggtcctgggatccagccccgcatcgggctccctgctcagcgggaagcctgcttttccctctccctctgcccctgcttgtcttccctctctcactgtgtctctctctgtcaaataaataaataaaatcttaaaaaaaaaaaaatagaggaagtgggtctcctcttctttaaaaaaaaaaaaaacaatggagaacaaactgagggttgatggagggaaggtTGAGGGGGATGGTATAGAtggttgatgggcattaaggagggcacctgttaaGATGAACACtcggtgttgtatggaagtgatgaatcactgaattctactcctgcaACCcatactgcactgtatgttaataagtaaaatttaaattaaaaaaaaaaaaaagaattggggcaTCCAGGCTCCTACCTACTTTGACTGGCTCATGGTGTCAGAATTCACTCAATAGTCAGGTTTCTTATAAATACACAGATTTCtagcttctctttaaaaatcagaaaacatacCACCCTGGGGCACAATGTCCATAGGGTACCCAGCCAAAGAACGGACTGCAGTCCCCAgtccctcacccctgcctggACCCCGGATGGTTCTGAGGTGTCAGTCTACCTGTGGTGACTGATCACTGCTGTGTCCCAGTTCTGTACCCCGAGGGACAAGAAACAGCTCAAGTGTTGGGGCAATGTGACGTGCAATCCAATCTCCACGCAGAAGCTCCAGTGATCTCTCCAATACAAACCTGAACCCATCACCATCTGCTTAAATCGCCCATGGTTTCTCTGCATGTAAAATAAAGCAACtcggggcatctgagtggctcagtcagtgaaacatctgccttcagcccagggcatgatctcggggtcctgggatgaagccccatgtcagactctctgctcaccagggagtctgcttctccctcttactctccctctgtgctctttctctcaaataaataaaatcttaaaaaaaaaaaaccactttcaccttaaaaataatcaaatcaaatgaAGCAACTCTTCACCACTGTGCAAGTGCCTCTGCCCAGCTCACCAACTTCAGGTCACATGACTCTCCTTTGTACCTGTGTCTTATTCTACAACTACCAAAAGAGGGGAGACttggcggctcagtcagttaagcctccgagtcctggttttggctcaggtcatgatctcaggatcctgggactgagcccttcgtCGGGCCctgagctcagcggggaatctgcttctctctctctctcaaataaataaataaatcttttttaaaaagctatcaaAAGAAAGTTAGGTTTATTAACACAAGCTGACATGGAACCCTCAACAGGTCCCTAGCAGATACTCACGGGTCAGTCA
This region includes:
- the LOC113935360 gene encoding L-lactate dehydrogenase B chain-like; translation: MVCAISILGKSLADELALVDVLEDELKGEMMDLQHGSLFLQTPKIVADKDYSVTANSVTANSKIVVVTAGVRQQEGESRLNLVQRNVNVFKFIIPQIVKYSPDGIIIVVSNPVDILTYVTWKLSGLPKHRVTGSGCNLDSARFRYLMAEKLGIHPSSCHGWILGEHGDSSVAVWSGVNVAGISLQELNPEMETDNDSENWKEVHKMVVESAYKVIKLKGYTSWAIGLSVADLIESMLKNLSRIHPVSTMVKGMYGIENEVFLSLPCILNAWGLTSVINQKLKDDGVAQLKKSADTCGTSRKT